The Myotis daubentonii chromosome 1, mMyoDau2.1, whole genome shotgun sequence genome includes the window GAGTGCGCACCATAGGAGAGAAAGGATCTGGAGATGACTCGGGTTTAAAAAGCACAACTGATCATTAGTTTTGTCACTTACTGCCCCGGGATCTGGGCCCAGTCAGCTTCCCTATGCATAGACCAGAGGCACACACATCCCTGGGGATTGTGGGAGGATCGGCCGAATCCTGCGCGCACCACGAGCGTTACTCAGACAGCAAGCAGTCTGTGTGTCACAGACCCGAAGCAGTACAGCTCCCAAGTTCATTAACAATGTCCCccgtattgttttaaaaattctgtttagcATTCTCCAAAACCCACACCCAAAGCGTGAATAATTTTGGCCACCAAAAAAGAGCACTGTACACTTCAGATTAGAATTAGGGTGAACGAAAGTGGAAACTCAGAGAGATAGGGTGAACTTCAAGGCCTCTGGTAGCTAAACCGAAGATGcgggaatctctctctctctctctctctctctctctctctctctctctctcacacacacacacacacacacacacaggccggGTGTTCATCTTGGGACAAGTCTCTCTCATAGTTAAACAAAACTCCTGTGCGGTGGTTTGCTAGTGGGGGAAGCCGGCAGATGTTCGTACTGAGCACCCGCGGACCAGCACCGTGGCTGAGCCCAGGGCGCTCTGGCCTCCGCTGAGTGTGCCCCGCGCCAGGTGACCTATCCGTGGCTGTAGGCGCCTGTGGTTGCGTTCTCCGCACACAGCGCGGCCCCTGCCCGGAGCCTGCGTGGCTGACACTGGGCCCCGCGCTCCTGGGTGAACCCTCCTGTAGAGGCTGCTGCGTGGAGCTGGTCGCGGGGGCGGAGGACGGGTTTGCACCTGGCGGTCAGTGTGGccgccacctctgcctcggcctcccCTAAACCTTGTCTCTACGACGGGCCTATCTTCCCGCACCCGCGCTGTCGCCGCCTGGCTTGGGGTGGCTACACCTGGTAACAGTTCTGAGACGTTAGTCTGTCCCCCAAAGAAGTCTCCTTAGCCCCTTCCCTTTTGAGTCTCTTATTGGGACCAAACGCTTTAATGTGCTTATTCAGCACTTTTATCAGCATAATTTTGCTGTCTGTTTGCGCTGCTCCTCGGAAGGTGTCAAACACCAGATTTCATTGTATTTAGTCACCCAGGTGCCGAGCAAGCTCGAGGAGACAGCGGAAGGACTTTCCGGACGGCGCTGTCGCTCACGGCCCCGCACCAATCACCGCGCAGCCTGCCCTCGGGCCCACCCCTTTGGGGGCGTGTCCTTGGTGAGTGATAGACAGAGCCGCCCGGCCCGCTCAGCCCAGCCCACGTTGCTGCTTAGATTGAAATGCAGAACTCAAGCCTCTTTCAGCGGGGCACAGACTTCCTTTTACTCCTTCCTTTTGCACTCTCGCCGCCTCCTCCCGGAGAGAAGCGGAGGCACCCACGGCCCGGGGCAGCGACAGGCTGGGGCACTGAGGCCGTGCGAAAGTTTCTTTCTGGAAGCTCGGAACTGGGGCCCGGTTGGTGTGCTGCTCGGAGCAATGGGTGAGTGGCGGCGGGGGACGCTGTCAGagtcggggagggagggagggagcaagagagagagagagagagagagagagagagagagagagagagagagagagagagagcaccccTGAGCGCTCACACTTTCCGTATTGACTTTGCTCGTGTTCCTACAACTTGTAGGAACATGCTAAGGGTCAGAGGCGCACAGCAGTTCAGTCTAAACGCTGGCTACTGGGTTGCTGTTGCTGCTCGTTTCTGATGTTAAGAGAAGGGAGCCGTGGCAAGCCCCGCAGCCCCCGTGGCCGACCAAGTTGTGTTTCACATACTGTACACGCACGCACGCAAACAAACAGGACAGAGAAAAACCCTGCAGTTTCCCCAAGACCTTGTCTAATTGCGCAGGTCCCTAAGGCGGGGCGCTGGGGACCAAGGGGAGCGGCCCAAGAACTTTAGCGCCGAGTAGCCGCGAAGGAGCGGGTGGCAGGCGTCACGAGCGATTTCCTCGCCCGCTTCCGAGACTTTTGAGCGCTCGAAGCCGCCCTGCGTTTCACCACGTTATTTGTTTCCAGCGGCTGCCAGCACCATCGGCACGAGGGAGGGGGTCTGACTGGACCGCGGCGGTTTGGGGCGGTTCTGCAGAGCTCGGGGACCAGAGGGTTTGAGGAAAGCGGGGGGGCCCCTGGTCCGTGGCAGCCACCCTGCCCCTTGACGCGCGCGGAGGCCGAGCGGCCGGCGGCCGTCCCAAGCTGCGGGTGCGCGTCCCCGCGCGCCGCGTGTTTGTTTTGCAGAGCCAGCCTTCGGGGAGGTGAACCAGCTGGGAGGAGTGTTCGTGAACGGGAGGCCGCTGCCCAACGCCATCCGGCTTCGCATCGTGGAACTGGCCCAACTGGGCATCAGACCGTGTGACATCAGCCGCCAGCTACGGGTCTCTCATGGCTGCGTCAGCAAGATCCTGGCGCGCTACAACGAGACAGGCTCGATTTTGCCAGGAGCCATCGGGGGCAGCAAGCCCCGGGTCACCACCCCTACCGTGGTGAAGCACATCCGGACCTACAAGCAGAGGGACCCCGGCATCTTCGCCTGGGAGATCCGGGACCGCCTACTGGCCGACGGCGTGTGTGACAAGTACAACGTGCCCTCCGTGAGCTCCATCAGCCGCATCCTGCGCAACAAGATCGGCAACTTGGCCCAACAGGCCCATTACGACTCGTACAAGCagcaccagcccgctccgcagcCGGCGCTGCCCTATAACCACATCTACTCCTACCCCAGCCCCATCACGGCGGCCGCCGCTAAGGTGCCCACGCCGCCCGGGGTGCCCGCCATCCCCGGCTCCGTGGCCATGCCGCGCACCTGGCCCTCCTCCCACTCTGTTACCGACATCCTGGGAATTCGCTCCATCACCGACCAAGGTAAGGCTCGAGGGCCGCCGCGAGGACGTGCAGACTCTCCCTCCGCACCCTCGACCGAGTGTCCGTACTTGCGGCTTCCGCCCAAGCCTACCCCACCACCTGGGGCTTTTTCCTTTGGAAATGGAAGGAGTCCTCCCAGGGGGTGTCCTGATCTCATTAACTTGAAATTCATGCCGCTGGTTTCCTTACCACACACAGTCTGCTGCCTCATCTCAAACTACCAGACCCATAACATCCCCCCATCCCCAACACATGGTTCGCATTtgccaccctcccccgcctctcGCGCGGCCGCCGCGGCAGCCTCAGACCTGCTCGCTCTCTTCGGGGAACGCGGCCGGGCCGGACTTGGGGCGCAGCCCGGGAGACCCGAGCTGGCGCAGGGCTGCAGGCTGCACACACCGCGGAGGGCAGCCCGTTGGGGCATCCGATGCGGCCGCGAGGAGTCGGGCACGCTGTGGAAATTGCAGTGTTCTTCTTGAGGATTCTAGCAATCAGGCCAAATTTGCTCAGGCAGGAAGTTCAAATGTCACCTAATTGGTTTCATTCTTATGCTTCACTTCTTTTTCCTCGGAAACGGAGGTCCCGAAGTTACTACTAGTAACTGGCATGTTATTgc containing:
- the PAX9 gene encoding paired box protein Pax-9 isoform X2, whose translation is MEPAFGEVNQLGGVFVNGRPLPNAIRLRIVELAQLGIRPCDISRQLRVSHGCVSKILARYNETGSILPGAIGGSKPRVTTPTVVKHIRTYKQRDPGIFAWEIRDRLLADGVCDKYNVPSVSSISRILRNKIGNLAQQAHYDSYKQHQPAPQPALPYNHIYSYPSPITAAAAKVPTPPGVPAIPGSVAMPRTWPSSHSVTDILGIRSITDQGVSDSSPYHSPKVEEWSSLGRSSFPAAASHAVNGLEKGALEQDAKYGQAPNGLPTVSSFVSASSMAPYPTPAQVSPYMTYSAAPSGYVAGHGWQHASGTPLSPHNCDIPASLAFKGMQAAREGSWIWTCHKFCVCREGFNIA
- the PAX9 gene encoding paired box protein Pax-9 isoform X1 → MEPAFGEVNQLGGVFVNGRPLPNAIRLRIVELAQLGIRPCDISRQLRVSHGCVSKILARYNETGSILPGAIGGSKPRVTTPTVVKHIRTYKQRDPGIFAWEIRDRLLADGVCDKYNVPSVSSISRILRNKIGNLAQQAHYDSYKQHQPAPQPALPYNHIYSYPSPITAAAAKVPTPPGVPAIPGSVAMPRTWPSSHSVTDILGIRSITDQGVSDSSPYHSPKVEEWSSLGRSSFPAAASHAVNGLEKGALEQDAKYGQAPNGLPTVSSFVSASSMAPYPTPAQVSPYMTYSAAPSGYVAGHGWQHASGTPLSPHNCDIPASLAFKGMQAAREGSHSVTASAL